The genome window TGCCAGCCACAGGAACAGATCGGTATCCAGGCTGAAATGAATGGCATTCCTTATCGAGTGGTATCTGTGCAGGAATTACAGACCATGCTGGAAGACAAGGATTTCACCATGATCAATGTTCATACCCCTTGGGAGGGAGACATCCCGGATACGGATGTTCGTCTGGCGTATGATCAGATCGAACAAAACACGGTTAAATTACCAGCCGAGAAGGATGCTAAGATCCTTGTCTACTGCTTGACATCCGGCATGGCAAAAAAAGCGGTTGCTACACTATTAGTCCAGGGATACACAAATGTCTGGATGCTGGAGGGAGGCACAACCGCCTGGCAAGAGGCTGGTCTCATGTTGGAGAGCCAGCCATAGGCATCAAGGAACATAAAACAAAGACGGGAGAGTAAAACTCTCCCGTCTTTGTTGAACTTTCAGATATCTCTATTTGACAACTTCGAGCGTTCCAACCATGCCTGCCTGCAAATGCCCTGGCATCCCACAGACAATCTGGTAGGTACCCGGTTGGTCGGGCGCTGTGAAACTTAGTTCCACGCTCTCGTCTGGTTGGGCATCCACCTCCCAGTACGCATTGGCAATATCCTCTTCATCAAACATATCACCGACATCCACGCCATATTGCATGATATAAAAGTTATGCTCCACGGTGCCGTTGTTGACAACCTTGATCTGGATTTCTGCACCGGCTGGCACGGACAGCTGATTGGGGGTAATTGCAAAATCGCTCAATTCCACTGTGAGTTTGGTGGACGGTCCGCCGGACTGACAGGCTGACAGGAAAACCAATATTAAAAGGAAAATACTTTTCTTCAACATACAACTCTCTTAACCAGGATAGTCAACAAATATCTTACCGGTAATATTTAGTCCAAGAACGCTGACCTTTGCACCGGACTTCACGGTCAGATTGTGATCGAACGATGAATAGTCAACGATCACGATCTGTGCGCCGGGAAGGA of Anaerolineales bacterium contains these proteins:
- a CDS encoding cupredoxin domain-containing protein, producing MLKKSIFLLILVFLSACQSGGPSTKLTVELSDFAITPNQLSVPAGAEIQIKVVNNGTVEHNFYIMQYGVDVGDMFDEEDIANAYWEVDAQPDESVELSFTAPDQPGTYQIVCGMPGHLQAGMVGTLEVVK
- a CDS encoding rhodanese-like domain-containing protein, with protein sequence MFARLNVCLVLIGIGLFSLVACQPQEQIGIQAEMNGIPYRVVSVQELQTMLEDKDFTMINVHTPWEGDIPDTDVRLAYDQIEQNTVKLPAEKDAKILVYCLTSGMAKKAVATLLVQGYTNVWMLEGGTTAWQEAGLMLESQP